The Fusobacterium necrophorum subsp. necrophorum genome has a window encoding:
- a CDS encoding ATP-binding protein — MNHFLGIRLHNLEVYNWGTFHKKAWNFSLEGYTSLLTGTSGSGKSTLVDALITLLVPPRKVAYNKAADASSKERSVKSYVLGYYGRKYSLEGRGKPEALRDTSNYSVILATFRDLDRKQTTSLAIFFWFKDNETEPNRMYVISNQELFINEDFVNFHSDIRFLRNQLKKKGAKIYDSFPQYGEYYRKQLGNISEQAIELFQQMISVKQVDSLNTFVRTSMLEKEDTEEQIGKLLKHYANLNAAYEAVLKAKKQIDMLNPIQEKGREYEIKIQEKNQIELADKSLEIWFALQRQIEILEGMKKLKEQISKIEQKIEFEKKREEQIAEELKQIARAILENGGQELNRLEDEVSRKKEELDRKNVALEKYNTLAKKLGLSAIRSLEGFQKNYIKIPKIQKDIYEKDDEIQNELITITIQIKQYEEEKKKLEEEIQSLKERTSNLPYHLVSLRNHICKELNIKIEELPFSGELIEVKDSEMKWEGAIERLVHSFAISILVPEKHYSSVSDWVDNEHLGRKLVYFKVDSKKNRSSSTLEENSVAKKLLIKKDTLFTEWMKGEVSKRFPHICCEKMELFRKEIKAITKNGQIKTEKRHEKDDNFNIYDRKKYVLGFSNAKKRKILSEEKIEIENQLTTFLIREREWSKKKKEIGQLLSAVASLSEYTDYHELDIVTTEEAIQNCQNRILEIKENKSILETLEKQQKEKEEEKNKCREQQNQLMNERGKREGKYKTYEEQQKNNEEKINQETEKDREMYPFIKNDFSIFLEKNGMKQNYSVDYERKYSSDLHSRLSKLQESINRLSSHIQNQMTAFKYSYPNETLELSNHIESLNEYKIILSELLYHNLPKFQENFKNELQGKVIQHISLFHNELYQHRKNILARIQEINDSLKEIDYNLGRYICLNYEETPEADIKIFKNQLRACTEGMTNLEEEVLESKFLQIKEIIEKFKGRKDFSDADKKWTQKVTDIRNWFVFSATERFRENDEEYEHYSDSDGKSGGQKEKLAYTILAAGLSYNYKLNQKERQGSSFRLVVIDEAFLKSSDDSAKFGLQLFEQLRFQLMLVTPLLKISTIEPFISRLGFVTHSEITHESSIKNVSIEEYHEKRQKWEANGFEKMDQDK, encoded by the coding sequence ATGAATCATTTTTTAGGAATTCGATTACATAATTTAGAAGTTTACAATTGGGGAACCTTTCATAAAAAAGCATGGAATTTTTCCCTAGAAGGTTATACATCTCTTTTAACGGGGACTTCCGGATCAGGAAAATCTACTTTAGTTGATGCACTTATTACTTTATTAGTTCCTCCCAGAAAAGTAGCCTATAATAAAGCAGCGGATGCCTCTTCCAAAGAAAGGAGTGTGAAATCTTATGTATTAGGATATTACGGAAGAAAATACTCCTTAGAAGGAAGGGGAAAGCCGGAAGCTCTTCGAGACACTAGTAATTATTCTGTTATTTTAGCTACTTTTCGAGATCTTGATAGAAAACAAACAACAAGTCTTGCAATTTTTTTTTGGTTCAAAGACAATGAAACAGAGCCTAATAGAATGTATGTAATTTCTAATCAGGAATTATTTATCAACGAAGATTTCGTAAATTTTCATTCAGATATACGATTTCTTAGAAATCAATTAAAGAAAAAGGGAGCTAAAATTTATGATAGTTTTCCGCAATATGGTGAATACTATCGAAAACAATTAGGAAATATTAGTGAACAGGCAATTGAACTTTTTCAACAAATGATTTCTGTAAAACAAGTAGATTCTTTAAATACTTTTGTAAGAACGAGTATGTTAGAAAAAGAAGACACCGAAGAACAAATTGGCAAATTATTAAAACATTATGCAAATTTGAATGCTGCCTATGAAGCTGTACTAAAAGCAAAAAAACAAATCGATATGTTAAATCCTATTCAAGAAAAGGGAAGAGAATACGAGATCAAAATACAAGAAAAAAATCAGATAGAACTCGCTGATAAAAGTTTAGAAATTTGGTTTGCCTTGCAAAGACAAATTGAAATTTTAGAAGGAATGAAAAAATTAAAAGAACAAATTAGTAAAATAGAACAAAAAATAGAATTTGAAAAGAAAAGAGAAGAGCAAATAGCGGAGGAGTTAAAACAAATTGCAAGGGCAATTCTGGAAAACGGAGGACAGGAATTAAATCGATTAGAAGATGAAGTAAGTCGAAAAAAAGAAGAGTTGGATAGAAAAAATGTTGCTCTTGAAAAATACAATACTCTTGCTAAAAAATTAGGTTTATCTGCAATTCGATCTTTAGAGGGTTTTCAAAAAAATTATATAAAAATTCCCAAAATTCAAAAAGATATATATGAAAAGGATGATGAAATTCAAAATGAATTAATCACGATAACTATTCAAATCAAACAATATGAAGAGGAAAAAAAGAAATTGGAAGAGGAAATACAATCTCTGAAAGAAAGAACTTCTAATTTGCCATATCATCTTGTCTCCCTTCGAAATCATATTTGTAAAGAATTAAATATTAAAATAGAAGAACTTCCTTTTTCAGGAGAACTTATAGAGGTAAAAGATTCCGAAATGAAATGGGAGGGAGCTATAGAACGCCTTGTTCATAGTTTTGCTATTTCTATTCTAGTACCCGAAAAACATTATTCTTCTGTCTCAGACTGGGTAGATAATGAACACTTAGGAAGAAAATTAGTCTATTTTAAAGTTGATAGTAAGAAGAATAGAAGTTCCTCTACTTTAGAAGAAAATTCTGTTGCTAAAAAACTTCTTATAAAAAAAGATACCCTTTTCACGGAATGGATGAAAGGAGAAGTCAGTAAGAGATTCCCTCATATTTGTTGTGAAAAAATGGAACTTTTCCGAAAGGAAATAAAAGCTATTACAAAAAATGGACAAATCAAAACAGAAAAAAGACATGAAAAAGATGATAATTTCAATATTTATGACAGAAAAAAATATGTACTTGGTTTTTCAAATGCTAAAAAGAGAAAAATCTTATCTGAAGAAAAAATAGAAATTGAAAATCAATTAACAACATTCTTAATTCGTGAAAGGGAATGGAGTAAAAAAAAGAAGGAAATAGGACAGTTATTGTCGGCTGTAGCCTCTCTTTCAGAATATACTGATTATCATGAGTTAGATATTGTTACGACAGAGGAAGCGATTCAAAATTGCCAAAATAGAATTTTAGAAATTAAAGAGAATAAAAGTATTTTAGAGACACTAGAAAAACAACAGAAAGAAAAAGAAGAAGAAAAAAATAAATGTAGAGAGCAACAAAATCAACTCATGAATGAGAGAGGAAAGCGAGAAGGGAAATATAAAACTTATGAAGAACAGCAAAAGAACAATGAAGAAAAAATAAATCAAGAAACAGAAAAAGATCGAGAAATGTATCCTTTTATCAAAAATGACTTCTCTATTTTTCTGGAAAAAAATGGTATGAAACAAAATTATTCTGTAGATTATGAAAGAAAATATTCAAGTGATTTACATTCTCGATTGTCTAAACTTCAAGAATCTATAAATCGGTTAAGTTCACATATTCAAAATCAAATGACGGCATTTAAATATTCCTATCCAAACGAAACCCTTGAACTAAGCAATCATATAGAATCTCTCAATGAATATAAAATTATATTATCTGAACTTTTATATCATAATTTACCAAAATTTCAGGAAAATTTTAAAAATGAACTTCAAGGAAAAGTAATTCAACATATTTCTCTTTTCCATAATGAATTATATCAACATCGAAAAAATATTCTTGCAAGAATCCAAGAAATTAATGATTCTTTGAAAGAAATTGATTACAATTTAGGTAGATACATTTGCTTAAATTATGAAGAAACTCCAGAAGCAGACATTAAAATATTTAAAAATCAACTTAGAGCTTGTACAGAAGGAATGACAAATTTAGAAGAAGAAGTTTTGGAAAGTAAATTTTTACAAATTAAAGAGATCATTGAAAAATTTAAAGGGAGAAAAGATTTTTCGGATGCCGATAAAAAGTGGACACAAAAAGTTACAGACATACGAAATTGGTTTGTATTTTCAGCAACAGAAAGATTTCGAGAAAATGATGAGGAATATGAACATTATTCCGATTCTGATGGAAAGTCAGGAGGGCAAAAAGAAAAATTAGCTTACACCATACTGGCTGCTGGACTTAGTTATAATTACAAATTGAATCAAAAAGAAAGGCAAGGTTCTTCTTTCCGATTAGTAGTTATTGATGAAGCTTTCTTAAAAAGTTCTGATGATTCTGCAAAATTTGGATTACAGCTTTTTGAACAATTGCGATTTCAATTAATGTTAGTCACTCCTTTATTAAAAATTTCAACGATAGAACCTTTTATTTCAAGACTTGGATTTGTAACTCATTCTGAGATTACTCATGAATCAAGCATCAAAAATGTTTCTATTGAAGAATATCATGAAAAACGTCAAAAATGGGAGGCAAATGGATTTGAAAAAATGGACCAAGATAAATGA